The proteins below come from a single Fastidiosipila sanguinis genomic window:
- a CDS encoding DUF859 family phage minor structural protein, producing MATFYSGYSNQYRLRLEVTQKSQDINKNTSQVDWALYLENGNRYFQQYGTQVTVSLAGETAHNSNIQRSISGANTTTLVERGTKTIYHNADGTRNFAVSAVFETATKDRYSPLTALTINSSMNLTTIPRASKPTLSSGSVNFGSSVTINTNRQVNSFTHTVRAVLGSKSITIAQNVATSTQWTVPVDWMSLIPNASSATIAIYVDTFSGSNKLGTASTNLTAKVSSSYSADIGTINVSEADETVKEKLNSSVYVQGQSRLEVRFGATGKYGAVIRTSSVTVEGKSYPSHHITTDVIKGSGVRDVICRVTDSRGFTTEKRTTVKVEPYSPPKINEFNAYRANPNGSYNKQGTYARANYKAEISSLAGKNLISYQLSYKPRNSETWQTVSISQTNYISDSYRVVPNVSLKNSYEFKLIVEDYFSRAEASSSFGTGENSVYFREGGKGIAFGKYAEKENTIESAWDIDVKGLLIGKQDNDSFYSIIDNKGSGIDFQTVGKLTHNQKEFADKNYVDSKTANIPKIVTGQIKISNVGSRRVENQKITYTGFSSPPKVYVTNLSGAPNLYPLSVYYVNRDNATIYAYNGHSSTVSIDVAWVAIGN from the coding sequence TTGGCAACGTTTTATTCAGGATATAGCAATCAGTACCGTTTAAGACTTGAAGTAACACAAAAATCTCAAGACATTAATAAAAACACTAGTCAGGTTGACTGGGCACTCTATTTAGAAAATGGAAATCGATACTTTCAACAATATGGAACTCAAGTAACAGTTTCACTTGCAGGCGAAACAGCTCACAACTCAAATATTCAGCGTAGTATTAGCGGAGCGAACACTACAACTCTTGTTGAACGTGGAACTAAGACGATTTATCACAACGCTGACGGAACAAGAAACTTTGCAGTTAGTGCTGTATTTGAAACTGCAACCAAAGATAGGTATTCGCCATTAACAGCACTAACGATTAACAGCTCCATGAACTTGACTACTATTCCGAGAGCTAGCAAGCCTACACTAAGCAGTGGGAGTGTTAATTTTGGAAGTTCAGTAACAATTAATACTAATAGGCAAGTTAATAGCTTCACACACACTGTTAGAGCAGTATTAGGAAGCAAATCAATAACTATCGCTCAAAACGTAGCAACTAGCACACAGTGGACAGTGCCAGTTGACTGGATGAGCTTAATTCCTAATGCTTCAAGTGCAACAATAGCGATATATGTTGATACGTTCAGTGGAAGCAATAAGCTTGGAACTGCATCAACTAACCTGACTGCTAAAGTAAGCAGTTCTTATTCTGCTGATATTGGAACGATTAATGTTTCTGAAGCTGATGAAACGGTTAAAGAAAAGCTAAACAGTTCAGTCTATGTTCAAGGACAGAGCCGATTAGAAGTAAGATTTGGAGCAACAGGTAAGTATGGTGCAGTCATAAGAACCAGTAGCGTTACTGTTGAGGGAAAAAGTTATCCGAGCCATCACATAACAACGGACGTCATCAAAGGTTCAGGAGTTAGAGACGTTATTTGTCGAGTTACAGACTCACGAGGTTTCACGACTGAAAAGCGAACAACGGTTAAAGTTGAACCTTATTCTCCTCCTAAGATTAACGAGTTTAACGCTTATCGTGCTAACCCAAACGGAAGCTATAACAAGCAAGGAACTTATGCGAGAGCTAATTACAAAGCCGAGATTTCAAGCCTTGCAGGCAAGAACTTAATTAGCTACCAATTAAGCTACAAGCCGAGAAACTCTGAAACTTGGCAAACGGTTTCTATTTCACAGACAAACTACATTTCTGACAGCTATCGAGTAGTGCCAAACGTTAGTTTGAAGAATTCGTATGAATTTAAATTAATTGTTGAAGACTACTTCAGCCGAGCCGAAGCAAGTTCAAGCTTTGGTACTGGCGAAAATTCAGTGTACTTCAGGGAAGGTGGCAAAGGTATTGCATTTGGTAAGTATGCTGAAAAAGAAAACACCATCGAATCTGCTTGGGACATTGATGTCAAAGGTTTGCTGATCGGTAAGCAGGACAATGACAGCTTTTATTCGATTATTGACAATAAAGGATCAGGGATTGATTTTCAGACTGTTGGTAAATTAACTCATAATCAAAAAGAATTTGCAGATAAGAATTATGTTGACAGCAAAACAGCGAATATTCCTAAGATAGTAACAGGGCAAATTAAGATTAGTAATGTGGGATCAAGAAGAGTGGAAAATCAAAAAATAACATATACTGGTTTTTCTAGTCCGCCAAAAGTGTATGTCACAAATCTATCCGGAGCTCCAAACTTATATCCATTAAGCGTTTATTATGTAAATCGAGATAATGCAACAATATATGCTTATAATGGGCACTCATCAACAGTTAGTATAGACGTTGCATGGGTAGCAATCGGAAATTAA
- a CDS encoding phage terminase large subunit has translation MNKTTNDLDLSVSNNLIPYARFNNKQVNYILRSQIAWLNVLEGGKRSGKNITNLVAWAMVLDKHPDKIHLAAGYTKGTSRMNIIDSNGFGLKFIYKGRCREGLYQGIEALYIQTKTGEKVVLIVGGEKISDVARIKGFSPGTVYLTEVNEMNPYFVRETRDRIIASKDPKMFMDLNPKPPRHWFYADFLDPHMEAQAKDKYYGLNYAHMTIADNMSLSDKKLRDTLKTYDRDSQWFKRDILGLRTTAEGRIYTGYKYKDVAVTPEWIKKQKFIEFSVGIDIGGTDATVATITGFTPRYETTVLIDGYYHKQGINQEKDHADYAREIVAFIKPYTLVYPKLASSVIFSDSADKLFRQALRKELDQQGLRNMSVTPSYKADGIEDRIRLMQILINQGRKKIKVGLEPWFNAYEQAVWDTDKYQEKEWVRVDDGSYPVDCLDSDEYSIQPYKPNLLREGQF, from the coding sequence ATGAACAAGACGACTAATGATTTAGACCTTTCTGTATCCAATAATTTGATACCTTACGCACGTTTTAACAATAAACAGGTTAACTATATACTTAGAAGCCAAATCGCTTGGTTGAACGTTCTAGAGGGCGGTAAGAGGTCTGGTAAGAACATTACTAATCTAGTTGCATGGGCAATGGTTCTTGACAAGCACCCAGATAAGATACATTTAGCTGCAGGATATACCAAAGGTACTAGCCGAATGAACATAATCGATAGTAATGGGTTCGGTCTTAAGTTCATATACAAAGGACGATGCCGAGAAGGTTTATATCAAGGAATAGAAGCTTTATATATCCAAACTAAAACAGGCGAGAAAGTTGTCTTAATAGTTGGTGGAGAAAAGATTTCAGATGTAGCAAGGATCAAAGGTTTCTCTCCAGGTACTGTTTATCTAACAGAAGTAAACGAAATGAACCCTTACTTTGTAAGAGAGACTAGAGACCGTATTATTGCGAGTAAAGATCCTAAAATGTTTATGGACTTAAACCCTAAGCCACCAAGACATTGGTTTTATGCTGATTTTCTTGACCCTCATATGGAAGCGCAAGCTAAAGATAAATATTATGGTTTAAATTATGCTCATATGACTATTGCTGACAACATGAGTTTGTCTGATAAGAAGTTAAGGGATACGTTAAAAACTTATGATAGAGATTCTCAATGGTTCAAGCGTGATATTTTAGGTTTAAGAACTACTGCAGAAGGAAGAATTTATACAGGTTATAAATATAAAGATGTTGCTGTTACTCCTGAATGGATTAAAAAGCAAAAATTTATTGAGTTTAGCGTTGGTATTGATATTGGTGGAACGGATGCGACTGTTGCAACAATAACAGGCTTTACACCTCGTTATGAAACAACAGTATTAATTGATGGTTATTACCACAAACAAGGTATTAACCAAGAAAAAGACCACGCAGACTATGCACGTGAGATAGTCGCATTTATTAAACCGTATACACTTGTATATCCAAAGCTTGCCAGTAGCGTTATTTTCTCAGATAGTGCAGATAAGTTATTCAGGCAAGCATTAAGAAAAGAATTAGACCAGCAGGGTTTAAGAAATATGTCAGTTACACCAAGCTATAAGGCTGACGGTATAGAAGACCGTATTAGACTTATGCAGATACTTATTAATCAAGGACGAAAGAAAATAAAGGTCGGATTAGAGCCTTGGTTTAATGCTTATGAACAAGCAGTATGGGATACAGACAAATACCAAGAAAAAGAATGGGTAAGGGTTGATGATGGTAGCTATCCAGTTGACTGTTTAGACTCTGATGAATATTCAATACAACCATACAAACCTAACTTATTAAGAGAGGGGCAATTTTAG
- a CDS encoding phage tail terminator protein has product MLLLKDLLEYMKTLFPDVEKWGIGLIDRNAPKVIGLYSRKGRLRPQAIGGASYDIKSVTLLVHWGRSYTEAEKQAYSIYRKLIETSSREQIGNHSCWFDIFSEPVCIDRDEHGNYEFVLDFDVYYKL; this is encoded by the coding sequence ATGTTACTTTTAAAAGATTTATTAGAATACATGAAAACACTATTCCCAGATGTTGAGAAATGGGGCATTGGTTTAATTGATAGAAATGCACCCAAAGTTATAGGTCTTTATTCTCGTAAGGGAAGGTTAAGACCTCAAGCGATAGGTGGGGCAAGTTATGACATTAAGAGCGTAACTCTTTTAGTCCATTGGGGCAGGAGCTACACAGAAGCTGAAAAACAAGCGTATAGCATATATAGAAAGTTAATAGAAACATCAAGTCGAGAACAAATAGGTAATCATTCTTGCTGGTTTGATATCTTTAGCGAACCTGTTTGCATTGATAGAGACGAGCATGGCAATTATGAATTTGTTTTAGATTTTGATGTTTATTACAAATTATAA
- a CDS encoding capsid protein: protein MSENKFNYVEQFVPQLEQKYAQELVSTDLTSKGITFIGTNTVRIPRVKVGGYGEHSRNGGFNRKNISNDWEVKKLTHDRDVEFFVDTMDVDETNQVVSAANITNTFEEEHAIPELDAYNFSKIFSEYTTTFSKTADTTALTAQNVLAEFDKFMEEMDDAGVPQSGRILYVTAAVHTLLKNAEAVSRTIVVNGSNDNQINRSVRSLDEVTIKTVPSDRFKTVYDFTDGYKPASAAKQINMILVHPSAVISLVKHSYINLWTPGSHTQGDGYLYQNRRYNDLFLIENKLDGVKINVQA from the coding sequence ATGTCAGAAAATAAATTTAATTACGTAGAACAATTCGTACCACAATTGGAGCAAAAATATGCTCAAGAATTAGTAAGTACAGATTTAACAAGTAAAGGTATTACATTCATTGGTACTAACACAGTTAGAATTCCAAGAGTTAAAGTAGGCGGTTATGGAGAACACAGCAGAAACGGTGGATTTAATCGCAAGAATATTTCAAACGATTGGGAAGTTAAAAAATTAACTCACGATAGAGACGTTGAGTTCTTTGTTGACACAATGGACGTTGACGAAACAAATCAAGTAGTAAGTGCAGCTAATATTACAAATACATTTGAAGAGGAACATGCTATTCCAGAATTGGACGCATACAACTTCTCAAAGATCTTCTCAGAATATACAACTACATTCTCAAAAACAGCTGATACAACAGCCTTGACAGCTCAAAACGTATTAGCAGAGTTTGATAAGTTCATGGAAGAAATGGACGACGCAGGTGTACCACAATCAGGACGTATCTTATACGTTACTGCAGCAGTTCACACCCTATTAAAGAATGCAGAAGCAGTTTCAAGAACAATCGTAGTTAACGGTTCAAATGATAACCAAATCAATAGAAGCGTTAGATCCTTAGATGAAGTAACAATTAAGACAGTACCAAGCGACAGATTCAAGACTGTATATGACTTTACTGACGGATACAAACCAGCATCTGCTGCAAAACAAATTAACATGATCTTGGTACATCCTAGTGCAGTTATTTCATTAGTAAAACATAGCTATATCAACCTATGGACACCTGGTTCACATACACAAGGAGATGGTTACTTGTACCAAAACAGACGTTACAACGATTTGTTCTTAATCGAGAATAAATTAGATGGCGTTAAGATCAACGTTCAAGCTTAA
- a CDS encoding DUF4417 domain-containing protein, translated as MENNSKIEMVETKKIIPYKNNPRFNDGAVEAVANSIKEFGVKQPLVLDKDYVVIAGHTRLKAAKKLKLKEVPCIIARDLTAEQAQAYRLADNKTGELAEWDFEMLSAELEEIANFNFDMDEFSFDFENTNQIDLELDQQEDQENSLNNTPEDDDEEDIPYYGAERERTFETYNLYDYDQTRTVGKYQMPFIEAVDHVPNNLIGFNYAKSSSDYESGIHFYLDDYQFERIWNDPYKYVDLLSEFDCVLTPDFSLYMDMPMAMKIWNVYRSRLIGQILQDSGITVIPTLSWAEKETFEFCFDGIEKGGTVSISTIGVKRDDEAFDIWKAGVDEAIKRLEPSCIVVYGGRVDYDFGNVKVIYFDTSAFKEKVDD; from the coding sequence ATGGAAAACAATTCAAAAATTGAGATGGTAGAAACTAAAAAGATTATTCCATACAAAAACAACCCGAGATTTAATGATGGCGCAGTTGAAGCAGTTGCAAACTCAATTAAAGAATTTGGAGTAAAACAACCATTAGTATTAGATAAGGATTATGTCGTAATTGCAGGGCATACAAGACTAAAAGCAGCTAAGAAACTTAAACTAAAAGAAGTGCCATGCATAATTGCAAGAGACTTAACAGCTGAACAGGCACAAGCGTACAGGTTAGCTGATAACAAAACTGGAGAATTAGCAGAATGGGATTTCGAAATGTTATCTGCTGAACTAGAAGAAATTGCAAACTTCAATTTTGATATGGATGAGTTTAGTTTTGATTTTGAAAACACAAACCAGATTGATTTAGAACTAGACCAACAAGAAGATCAAGAAAACAGCTTAAACAATACACCTGAAGATGATGATGAGGAGGATATACCTTATTACGGAGCTGAGAGAGAAAGAACTTTTGAAACTTATAACCTATATGACTATGACCAGACTAGAACAGTTGGAAAATATCAAATGCCATTTATTGAAGCAGTTGACCATGTTCCAAATAATTTAATTGGTTTCAACTATGCTAAAAGCTCAAGTGATTATGAATCAGGTATTCATTTTTATTTAGATGATTACCAGTTCGAAAGAATTTGGAATGATCCATACAAATATGTTGATTTGCTTTCAGAATTTGATTGTGTTTTAACACCAGACTTTAGCCTTTACATGGATATGCCAATGGCAATGAAAATATGGAATGTTTACAGAAGCAGGCTGATAGGGCAGATATTACAAGATTCAGGCATAACAGTAATACCTACACTTAGCTGGGCAGAAAAAGAAACGTTTGAGTTTTGTTTTGATGGAATAGAAAAAGGTGGGACAGTATCAATTTCAACTATAGGTGTTAAAAGAGATGATGAAGCATTCGACATTTGGAAAGCTGGAGTTGATGAAGCAATAAAAAGGCTTGAGCCTAGCTGCATAGTAGTTTATGGCGGTAGAGTCGATTATGACTTTGGTAATGTTAAAGTAATATATTTTGATACTAGTGCATTTAAAGAGAAGGTAGATGATTAA
- a CDS encoding phage minor capsid protein — protein sequence MKIDEIIKLLIELELEMINSANRNLKRHMREELDEGLKWTQWQVLQRRSLNQYRKELSELANIAFEEIYPIAEEELERSYTEASNEWESEWQKLPQAVKQKPVDFASRFKTEVDTNKINTIDKALPQTFSVQPIDSEESFFNFNKEKLKQVIEDNKSDIDVARYSAVNYSFSQYKDILQKVDIAMQTGTYTLDQAVDKASKEFASRGINSIEYKDGRRVNISTYIEMCLRTSSHRAKLQAEGAWRDRTGNYLVVSADLKTTCDICYKWQAVVLIDDVFAHGKADGKHELLSEAMRDGFLHPNCRHSLNTYFEGITRVPTKSEFDKTKSNYEAERKQRQLELQIRRAKRQEAIAITEEEQIKAQLNVIAWQKKLKKHLKDNPQLKRYPQRERLLDLTPFEKYKNDPERAIKEVADKIKADLDKQPKLYAKSNESVRYLKDDEKELLKYYNIPLKDDGVLNLGKTNQKVRNALKLKKENFVLTTKRAIHIVQGKPRNDVDIIFRDMNKVMKKPAKVYRDIRQNYSELQQLIFISEDLKDNRKILLIINDEKSRKTEKSNSIFSARIVNEDSLKAYKDSSKYKLIYKGN from the coding sequence ATGAAAATAGACGAGATAATCAAGCTTCTGATAGAACTAGAATTGGAGATGATAAACTCAGCGAATAGAAATCTAAAAAGGCATATGCGTGAGGAGTTAGACGAAGGTCTGAAATGGACTCAATGGCAAGTATTACAAAGAAGAAGCCTAAACCAATACAGGAAAGAGCTGAGTGAACTTGCTAACATAGCATTTGAAGAAATATATCCTATAGCAGAAGAAGAGCTTGAAAGATCGTATACTGAAGCTAGTAACGAATGGGAAAGCGAATGGCAAAAGCTCCCTCAAGCAGTTAAACAAAAGCCAGTTGATTTTGCCAGCAGATTTAAAACTGAAGTTGATACAAACAAAATAAATACAATTGATAAGGCTTTACCTCAGACATTTAGCGTACAACCTATTGACTCAGAGGAAAGCTTTTTTAATTTCAACAAAGAAAAGCTAAAGCAAGTAATAGAAGATAACAAATCAGATATTGATGTTGCGAGATACTCAGCAGTTAATTACTCATTCAGTCAGTACAAAGACATATTGCAAAAAGTCGATATAGCAATGCAGACTGGTACATATACGTTAGATCAGGCAGTTGATAAGGCAAGCAAAGAGTTTGCCAGTCGTGGTATTAATTCAATTGAATACAAAGACGGTAGGCGAGTAAACATATCGACATATATTGAGATGTGTTTGCGTACTAGCTCACATAGAGCTAAGTTACAAGCCGAAGGTGCTTGGAGAGATAGAACAGGTAATTACTTAGTAGTTAGTGCAGATTTAAAGACCACGTGCGACATTTGTTATAAATGGCAAGCGGTTGTATTAATCGATGATGTATTTGCTCATGGTAAAGCAGATGGTAAACATGAATTGTTAAGCGAAGCAATGAGGGATGGATTTCTACATCCTAACTGCAGGCACTCATTAAATACTTACTTCGAGGGAATAACGAGAGTACCAACAAAAAGCGAGTTTGACAAAACAAAATCGAACTATGAAGCCGAGAGAAAGCAAAGACAACTGGAGTTACAGATAAGGAGAGCTAAAAGACAAGAAGCAATAGCAATCACAGAAGAGGAACAGATAAAAGCACAGTTAAATGTAATTGCATGGCAAAAGAAGCTAAAAAAGCATCTAAAAGATAACCCACAATTGAAACGTTATCCGCAACGTGAACGATTGCTAGACCTTACACCATTCGAGAAGTATAAGAATGATCCAGAGCGAGCAATTAAGGAAGTCGCTGATAAAATCAAAGCTGATTTGGATAAACAACCTAAGTTGTATGCTAAGTCGAATGAATCAGTAAGATACTTAAAAGATGATGAGAAGGAACTATTAAAATATTACAATATCCCATTAAAAGATGATGGAGTATTAAACTTAGGAAAGACTAACCAGAAAGTAAGAAATGCATTGAAGTTAAAGAAAGAGAACTTTGTATTAACAACTAAACGTGCTATTCATATAGTGCAAGGTAAGCCAAGGAATGATGTAGATATTATTTTTAGAGATATGAATAAAGTTATGAAAAAACCTGCAAAAGTATATAGAGATATAAGACAAAATTATTCTGAATTGCAGCAATTAATTTTTATTAGTGAAGACTTAAAAGATAACAGAAAAATTTTATTAATTATTAACGATGAAAAGAGTAGGAAAACAGAAAAAAGTAACAGTATTTTTAGTGCAAGAATTGTTAATGAAGATAGCTTAAAGGCATACAAAGATAGTAGTAAATATAAGTTGATTTATAAAGGAAATTAA
- a CDS encoding capsid protein, with product MANVFTRMGDSFKSMIRNWLQVQPAINSTITLREQTSYQINAYKNRLLFAGDPSELEQFFMQTANDQVTKARFWASRPSKGNNIRKMHSGLPAMMVNTLSNIVASGMQDVEFNVIDTDPTLIKIWEEIAEENKFKELITQAIEDTLVIGDGAFKISFDTDLSQYPIIEFYPGDKIEYIYKRGRLQAIRFYTEIEGKNSRYTLEETYSNAGVTYRLFDKDEKEVSLSLLEETRGLQTISSDFDFMFAVPLLFDKSPKYEGRGKSIFDAKTDSFDALDETVSQWQDAIRLGRIKRYIPISMIPRDPNTGAAIPINTLDNQYIGINSNMGEENNNNILTDQPAIQYEGYINTYINNLDMCLQGIISPSTLGIDTKKLDNAEAQREKEKTTLYTRQNLVSILEDVLPKLVDITIKSYQGVIQGVTPSDIECTVEFAEYANPSFEAQVETVGKASSSQIMSVETQVETLWGDSKDDEWKKAEILRLKSERGIAELEEPVLAPNGFEDSMIGDIEDENRRDNQASDRTRIGDDKLSE from the coding sequence ATGGCGAATGTATTTACAAGAATGGGGGATAGTTTTAAAAGTATGATAAGAAACTGGTTGCAAGTACAACCCGCAATTAATTCAACTATAACTTTGAGAGAACAAACGAGCTATCAAATAAACGCTTATAAAAACAGATTGCTCTTCGCTGGAGACCCTTCCGAGCTGGAGCAATTTTTTATGCAGACAGCTAATGATCAAGTTACAAAAGCTAGGTTCTGGGCAAGTAGACCAAGTAAAGGCAACAATATTCGAAAAATGCATTCAGGCTTGCCTGCAATGATGGTTAATACTTTATCGAACATAGTTGCTAGTGGTATGCAAGATGTTGAATTCAATGTGATTGATACTGATCCTACACTAATAAAAATTTGGGAAGAGATAGCTGAAGAAAACAAATTCAAAGAATTAATAACCCAAGCGATTGAGGATACTCTGGTAATTGGAGATGGTGCATTCAAAATTAGCTTTGATACAGATTTAAGCCAATACCCGATTATTGAGTTTTATCCAGGCGATAAGATTGAGTACATATATAAGCGTGGACGATTACAAGCTATAAGATTTTATACAGAAATAGAAGGCAAAAACTCACGATATACATTAGAAGAAACTTATTCTAATGCTGGAGTTACTTATAGGCTATTTGATAAGGACGAGAAAGAAGTTAGCTTGTCTTTATTAGAAGAAACAAGAGGGCTTCAAACAATATCAAGCGATTTTGATTTTATGTTTGCAGTTCCACTGTTATTTGATAAAAGTCCGAAGTATGAGGGCAGAGGTAAATCAATATTTGATGCAAAGACTGACTCATTTGATGCGTTGGATGAAACAGTTAGCCAATGGCAGGATGCTATAAGACTTGGACGAATTAAAAGGTACATACCAATTAGCATGATACCTAGAGATCCAAATACTGGTGCTGCAATACCGATTAATACTTTAGATAACCAGTACATAGGCATTAATTCAAACATGGGCGAGGAGAACAACAATAATATCCTCACAGACCAGCCAGCTATCCAATACGAGGGATACATCAATACATATATAAATAACTTGGATATGTGCCTTCAGGGAATTATAAGCCCTAGTACCTTAGGAATTGACACTAAAAAGTTAGATAACGCAGAAGCTCAAAGAGAAAAAGAAAAAACTACTCTTTATACAAGACAAAACTTAGTCAGCATCTTAGAAGATGTATTACCAAAGCTTGTTGATATAACTATTAAGAGCTATCAAGGAGTAATTCAAGGTGTTACACCTTCAGATATCGAATGTACAGTTGAGTTTGCTGAATATGCTAACCCAAGCTTTGAAGCACAAGTTGAAACAGTCGGTAAAGCTTCATCAAGCCAAATAATGAGTGTAGAAACACAAGTTGAAACACTTTGGGGAGATTCTAAAGATGACGAATGGAAAAAGGCGGAAATATTAAGACTGAAAAGCGAGAGGGGCATTGCTGAATTAGAAGAGCCTGTTTTAGCTCCGAATGGTTTTGAAGATAGCATGATTGGAGATATTGAAGATGAAAATAGACGAGATAATCAAGCTTCTGATAGAACTAGAATTGGAGATGATAAACTCAGCGAATAG
- a CDS encoding phage tail tube protein, with protein MAGVYPVHNLEFLVSDKGKLTEKKNDISKLIKVADMETFEVSIDGNVEEWSPMEQKGWTRRLMTGKSISISLSGKRNEGDKGNDYIASLAYKTGEDATTTMAIKFPNGEIFMMDSVVNVTSTFGGASTDVNPLEFEFQSDGQPTFFESTPTVPSR; from the coding sequence ATGGCAGGAGTATATCCAGTACATAATTTAGAGTTTTTAGTTTCAGACAAAGGAAAACTCACAGAAAAGAAAAACGATATATCAAAATTAATTAAAGTAGCTGATATGGAGACTTTTGAAGTTTCTATTGATGGTAATGTTGAAGAGTGGTCTCCAATGGAGCAAAAAGGTTGGACTCGCCGCTTAATGACTGGTAAGAGTATCAGTATCTCACTAAGTGGTAAGAGAAACGAGGGAGATAAGGGTAACGATTACATTGCTTCATTAGCATACAAGACTGGCGAAGATGCAACCACTACAATGGCAATTAAATTCCCAAATGGCGAAATTTTCATGATGGACTCAGTCGTTAATGTAACGAGCACATTCGGTGGTGCTTCAACGGACGTTAACCCATTGGAATTTGAGTTCCAAAGCGATGGGCAACCGACATTCTTTGAAAGTACACCAACTGTACCATCAAGATAA
- a CDS encoding Gp15 family bacteriophage protein yields the protein MKKWSHLYDFKQNQSSKENFRWYDLYEDWDLIEASFAQQYGIRLRHEPYMPWSEFSALLTGLNHETPLGQIISIRSEDDKDMLKNFSAKEKKLRNEWRSKEAKRLIKDNPDIIESQLSGLQSALKAAYTN from the coding sequence ATGAAGAAATGGAGTCATCTATACGATTTCAAACAAAATCAATCAAGTAAAGAAAACTTTAGATGGTACGACCTCTATGAAGATTGGGATCTTATAGAAGCAAGTTTTGCACAACAGTATGGGATAAGACTAAGGCATGAACCTTATATGCCATGGTCTGAGTTCAGTGCGTTATTAACTGGACTTAATCATGAAACACCACTGGGACAAATTATTTCAATTAGATCAGAAGATGACAAAGACATGTTAAAAAACTTTTCAGCGAAGGAAAAGAAACTTCGCAATGAATGGAGAAGCAAAGAAGCTAAAAGATTAATAAAAGACAATCCAGATATCATAGAGTCTCAATTAAGCGGATTACAAAGTGCATTAAAAGCAGCATATACAAATTAG